A genome region from Sphingobacteriaceae bacterium GW460-11-11-14-LB5 includes the following:
- a CDS encoding patatin, translating into MKVGIVLSGGGIRGIAHLGVLKAFSNLGITFSHISGTSAGAIAGAFFAAGIDPEEGLNIFLKTKLWRFVRPAVGSLGLINIENTALILKEYFPEDSIEKLKIPLTIAAVNFSEGRLVYFTKGPLIRAIHASSCIPGIFKPIMIDGQMYVDGGILNNFPVEPLMDECDFIIGSSCNHLKPVDKITGITNLMGRAGIMSINHDMERKAKFCNVLIEPKGLGAISTFDMKRAEDIYWLAHEEALITIKNSPTISELIKK; encoded by the coding sequence ATGAAAGTTGGCATTGTATTATCAGGCGGAGGCATTAGGGGAATAGCACATTTAGGCGTTTTAAAGGCCTTTAGCAATTTGGGGATTACCTTTAGTCACATTAGCGGAACAAGTGCAGGAGCAATAGCCGGAGCCTTTTTTGCTGCTGGTATAGATCCCGAAGAAGGATTAAATATTTTCCTTAAAACAAAACTCTGGCGCTTTGTACGCCCGGCAGTAGGTTCTTTAGGCTTAATTAATATTGAGAATACCGCTTTAATTTTAAAGGAATATTTTCCTGAAGATTCGATTGAGAAGCTTAAAATACCTTTAACCATTGCTGCCGTAAACTTTAGCGAAGGCCGGTTGGTTTATTTTACAAAAGGACCGCTTATCAGGGCTATTCATGCCTCCAGCTGTATTCCCGGCATTTTTAAACCCATTATGATTGATGGGCAGATGTATGTGGATGGCGGTATTTTAAATAATTTTCCGGTTGAACCTTTGATGGATGAATGCGATTTTATTATCGGCTCGTCTTGTAACCACCTTAAGCCGGTTGATAAAATTACAGGTATTACCAATTTAATGGGGCGTGCAGGTATAATGTCTATCAACCATGATATGGAAAGAAAAGCAAAATTCTGTAATGTGTTAATCGAACCAAAAGGATTAGGCGCCATTAGTACGTTCGATATGAAACGTGCTGAAGATATTTATTGGCTGGCACACGAAGAAGCCCTGATTACCATTAAAAACAGTCCGACAATTTCTGAATTAATTAAAAAGTAA
- a CDS encoding gliding motility lipoprotein GldB, with protein sequence MMYNVKHWQIYLIFLFAITFISCRQNNRPDVSNIQLNIKIERFDNELFAGKNKNVIEVDKQLASKYGMFYYDFIHQILDSKYSNTESLTNLYHDQAYTDLSKEVDSVFPNLKSQEEGLTETFKYIKYYYPKAKVPKFISFASGFAYQMPVGDNYLGIGLDMFLGKDSKFYRAIVQSVPLYLSRRFAPEYIVPRVAETYAHEELFAEPDDNRTLLSKMIFQGKVLYFLDQVLPENLSDSTKIGYTQQQLEWAQNFEGDIWAYFLENNYLYETDYQKIQVFLSEGPFTPGLGENRDSAPKLGVWMGWQIVKKYMKSHPDVTLQQLMADNDAQKILNQSKYKPKQQK encoded by the coding sequence ATGATGTATAACGTAAAACACTGGCAAATTTATCTAATTTTTCTTTTTGCCATCACATTTATTTCCTGCAGGCAAAACAACAGGCCCGATGTAAGTAATATACAGCTAAACATCAAAATCGAAAGATTTGATAACGAGCTGTTTGCAGGGAAAAACAAAAATGTAATTGAGGTAGATAAACAGCTTGCTTCAAAGTATGGCATGTTTTATTACGATTTTATCCACCAGATTCTAGACAGTAAATATTCGAATACCGAATCGTTGACCAATTTATACCACGACCAAGCCTATACCGATTTGAGCAAAGAGGTAGATAGTGTTTTTCCAAACTTAAAGTCACAGGAAGAGGGATTGACCGAAACTTTCAAATACATTAAGTACTATTACCCGAAAGCGAAGGTTCCAAAATTTATTTCATTTGCTTCAGGTTTTGCTTACCAAATGCCAGTGGGCGATAACTACTTGGGTATTGGCCTGGACATGTTTCTGGGTAAAGACAGCAAATTTTATAGGGCTATTGTTCAAAGTGTACCCTTATACCTTTCGAGGAGGTTTGCACCTGAATATATTGTGCCACGCGTAGCCGAAACCTACGCCCACGAGGAACTTTTTGCAGAGCCTGACGACAATAGAACCCTGTTATCTAAAATGATCTTCCAGGGAAAGGTTTTATACTTTCTTGATCAGGTTTTGCCCGAAAACTTAAGCGATTCTACCAAAATCGGATATACTCAACAGCAATTAGAATGGGCACAAAATTTCGAAGGAGATATTTGGGCATATTTTTTGGAGAACAATTACCTGTATGAAACTGATTACCAAAAAATCCAGGTGTTTTTATCTGAAGGACCTTTTACCCCGGGTTTAGGTGAAAACAGAGATTCGGCACCAAAATTGGGTGTATGGATGGGTTGGCAAATTGTTAAAAAATATATGAAATCGCATCCTGATGTTACTTTGCAACAGTTAATGGCAGATAACGATGCGCAGAAAATTTTAAATCAATCGAAGTATAAACCGAAACAACAGAAATAG
- a CDS encoding NAD+ synthase: MKIALAQLNYHIGNFETNTKKITENIQLAKDKGADLVVFAELAICGYPPRDFLEFDEFIVLCESAVQEIARHCTDIACIVGLPIKNEVLQGKDLFNAAYFIEGGKVKAVVKKALLPTYDVFDEYRYFEPATQFNCIDFKGKKIALTICEDLWNINDNPLYVSNPMDELIKEQPDVMINIAASPFSYTHDDERIKVLGDNAKKYNLPVFYVNQVGAQTEIIFDGGSLVFDADGAVKAEMKYFEEDLQVFDLEEVENVRNKYPQSERLTDIEQIHDALILGIKDYFRKSGFSKAVLGLSGGIDSAVVCALACRALGPENVMAVLMPSKFSSDHSVQDALDLVNNIGCMHEIVPIKEVAEAFDHILAPAFKGLPFNLAEENIQARIRGIINMAMSNKFGYILLNTSNKSECAVGYGTLYGDMCGAIGVIGDVYKMQVFELARYINKEREIIPINTIVKPPSAELRPDQKDSDSLPEYEILDKILYQHIEKKQGSKAIIAQGFDEALVLRILKMVNVAEFKRYQTPPILRVSPKAFGMGRRMPIVGKYMA, encoded by the coding sequence ATGAAAATAGCGCTAGCACAACTCAATTACCATATCGGAAACTTCGAAACCAACACAAAAAAAATAACCGAAAATATTCAATTGGCGAAAGATAAAGGTGCTGATTTGGTAGTTTTTGCCGAACTGGCTATCTGTGGTTATCCGCCAAGAGATTTTTTGGAGTTTGATGAGTTTATTGTATTGTGCGAAAGCGCTGTACAGGAAATTGCCAGACATTGTACCGATATTGCTTGTATTGTTGGCCTCCCAATTAAAAACGAGGTATTACAAGGAAAAGATTTGTTTAATGCAGCCTATTTTATCGAAGGGGGAAAAGTTAAAGCAGTGGTTAAAAAAGCACTGTTGCCAACTTACGATGTATTTGATGAATACCGCTATTTCGAACCCGCCACACAGTTTAATTGTATCGATTTTAAGGGTAAAAAAATTGCACTAACCATTTGTGAAGACCTGTGGAATATCAACGATAATCCACTGTATGTATCTAACCCGATGGATGAGTTGATTAAGGAGCAGCCGGATGTGATGATTAACATTGCGGCATCCCCATTCTCTTATACCCATGATGATGAACGGATTAAGGTGTTGGGCGATAATGCAAAGAAATATAATTTGCCGGTATTTTACGTAAACCAGGTTGGTGCACAGACCGAGATTATTTTTGATGGTGGCTCTTTGGTTTTCGATGCTGATGGAGCTGTGAAAGCAGAAATGAAGTATTTTGAAGAAGACCTTCAGGTTTTTGATCTGGAAGAGGTTGAAAATGTGCGCAACAAATATCCCCAATCTGAAAGATTAACCGATATTGAGCAGATTCACGATGCGTTAATTTTAGGTATAAAAGATTATTTCAGGAAATCTGGTTTCAGTAAAGCCGTTTTAGGACTGTCTGGTGGAATTGATTCGGCTGTAGTTTGCGCCCTGGCTTGTCGCGCGTTAGGCCCGGAGAATGTAATGGCCGTTTTAATGCCTTCTAAATTTTCTTCCGACCATTCGGTTCAGGATGCTTTAGATTTGGTTAATAACATTGGTTGCATGCACGAAATTGTGCCCATTAAAGAAGTTGCCGAAGCTTTTGATCATATATTGGCGCCGGCTTTTAAAGGGCTGCCTTTCAACCTAGCCGAAGAGAATATCCAGGCCCGTATCCGTGGCATTATTAATATGGCCATGAGTAATAAGTTCGGTTATATTTTATTAAATACCTCGAACAAAAGTGAGTGCGCAGTGGGTTATGGTACCTTGTACGGCGATATGTGCGGCGCCATTGGGGTAATTGGCGATGTGTATAAAATGCAGGTTTTTGAGCTGGCGAGGTACATTAATAAAGAAAGGGAAATTATCCCGATCAATACCATTGTTAAACCACCATCAGCAGAGTTAAGGCCTGATCAAAAAGATTCTGATTCCTTACCTGAATATGAAATTCTCGATAAAATATTATATCAGCACATCGAAAAGAAACAGGGCTCGAAAGCCATTATTGCTCAGGGTTTTGACGAGGCATTGGTACTGCGGATTTTGAAAATGGTTAATGTTGCAGAATTTAAACGTTATCAAACACCACCTATTTTAAGGGTATCGCCGAAAGCTTTTGGTATGGGCAGAAGAATGCCGATTGTAGGGAAATATATGGCGTAG
- a CDS encoding OsmC family peroxiredoxin, whose translation MKRNATAVWQGSIKEGNGNITTQSTTLNNTQYSFNSRFAEGVGTNPEELIAAAHAGCFTMKLSANLTEAGFTADKLETKCEINLDPSKGEIVESHLTLTASVPNLTQEKFDELVADAEKNCPISKLLNTTITVDATLA comes from the coding sequence ATGAAAAGAAATGCAACAGCCGTATGGCAAGGCTCTATTAAAGAAGGCAATGGTAACATCACTACACAAAGTACGACTTTAAATAATACTCAATATTCTTTTAATTCGCGTTTTGCAGAAGGCGTTGGCACAAATCCAGAGGAATTAATTGCTGCTGCGCATGCAGGCTGTTTTACCATGAAATTATCAGCTAACTTAACTGAAGCAGGATTTACAGCCGATAAACTGGAAACCAAATGCGAAATCAACCTCGATCCATCTAAAGGTGAAATTGTAGAATCACATTTGACTCTAACTGCTTCTGTTCCGAATTTAACACAGGAAAAATTTGATGAACTGGTAGCTGATGCAGAAAAAAACTGCCCGATCTCTAAATTATTAAACACCACGATTACTGTTGATGCTACTTTAGCATAA
- a CDS encoding signal peptidase II, which produces MQQFKNLRWSVLLLLLTLNFGCDQISKKIVRTEISDYEHISIIKDRFTLTKVENSGAFLSLGDNMPYIFRLIILTGLPLLFLGYGLYFLFAKRNLPISMQIALCFLIGGGIGNLYDRIVHGSVTDFMHMDFYIFQTGVFNFADISIMIGVGILLFQSIRNSTLKQPVD; this is translated from the coding sequence ATGCAACAGTTTAAAAACCTTAGGTGGTCTGTTTTATTATTGTTACTCACCTTAAATTTTGGCTGCGATCAGATTTCTAAAAAAATTGTGCGTACCGAGATCAGCGATTACGAGCATATCAGCATCATAAAAGACCGTTTTACCTTAACCAAAGTAGAAAATAGCGGTGCGTTTTTAAGCCTTGGCGATAATATGCCTTATATTTTCAGGCTCATTATTTTAACTGGCTTGCCCTTATTATTTTTGGGCTATGGTTTGTATTTCCTGTTTGCCAAACGTAATTTACCAATCAGTATGCAAATTGCTTTGTGTTTTCTGATCGGTGGCGGCATCGGCAACCTATACGATCGGATTGTACATGGGTCGGTTACCGATTTTATGCATATGGATTTTTATATCTTCCAGACAGGTGTTTTCAATTTTGCTGATATTTCGATTATGATTGGGGTAGGCATATTGCTTTTTCAATCGATTAGAAACAGTACGCTAAAACAACCAGTAGATTAG
- a CDS encoding apolipoprotein N-acyltransferase, which produces MNKKQTYLLALLSAFLLWLAWPPMPFTTPLLLIGLVPLFIALEAIGHANTKKQGKRIFLTAGLTFLVWNTASIYWVYNAISAYNGAAVALPVSLIPYGLGALLMTFAFWLYYRLGKYVNRKIAYLGLIAFYIALEYLQQTWDLAFPWMTLGNGLAGMHQLAQWYDYTGVYGGSLWILVSNILAFEAYKKFKSQTGYLRFRTAGIWALVVLIPISISLTKYFTAGQIGTPSNVVVVQPNIDPYQKLENIPTAEQIKILTHLSDSIGQTNTEYFIWPETAIPNYADEDRIRSNPDFYTIQSFLNKYKNGTLITGIESKKIYQTKKTLSAKYDPQSNQYWDNFNTAMQVENSANVQFYHKSKLVPGAEKMPFPKVFSFMDGVFSQLGGSVSGWGWQEKPSVLYAQSGIGAAPVVCYESLWGDWIGMQIKDGAQFIAIITNDGWWGNTSGKDQHMMYAKLRAIETHRDVARSANTGISCFINQRGDVTQSTKWWTRTAIKANINLNDEITFYVKSGDIIAKILSVLAVILSLIIPYRKWVKK; this is translated from the coding sequence ATGAACAAGAAACAAACCTACCTCCTCGCCCTCTTAAGTGCATTTTTACTTTGGCTAGCCTGGCCACCAATGCCCTTTACCACCCCATTATTACTGATTGGTTTGGTTCCTTTGTTTATCGCCCTGGAAGCCATTGGCCATGCGAACACCAAAAAACAGGGTAAAAGGATTTTCTTAACCGCAGGCCTAACTTTTTTAGTTTGGAATACCGCATCAATCTACTGGGTGTATAACGCCATAAGTGCCTACAATGGCGCGGCAGTAGCCCTACCTGTTTCTTTAATTCCTTACGGATTAGGGGCACTTTTAATGACTTTTGCTTTTTGGTTATACTATCGTTTGGGCAAATACGTCAATAGAAAAATCGCCTACCTCGGGTTAATTGCTTTTTATATCGCTTTAGAATATTTACAGCAAACCTGGGATTTAGCTTTCCCCTGGATGACTTTAGGAAATGGTTTGGCAGGCATGCACCAGTTGGCACAATGGTACGATTACACTGGCGTTTACGGAGGTTCATTATGGATTTTGGTCAGCAATATTTTAGCATTCGAGGCCTACAAAAAATTCAAATCCCAAACCGGTTATTTAAGGTTTAGAACCGCAGGAATCTGGGCTCTAGTGGTACTTATTCCCATCAGTATTTCATTAACCAAATATTTCACTGCCGGGCAAATAGGTACTCCAAGTAACGTAGTCGTGGTTCAACCAAATATCGATCCTTATCAAAAGCTGGAAAATATTCCAACTGCTGAGCAGATTAAAATATTAACACACTTATCAGATTCTATCGGGCAAACCAATACCGAATATTTTATCTGGCCTGAAACGGCTATTCCAAATTACGCAGATGAGGATAGAATCCGGAGTAATCCTGATTTTTATACCATTCAAAGTTTTTTAAACAAATACAAAAATGGAACACTGATTACCGGAATTGAAAGCAAAAAAATCTATCAGACCAAGAAAACACTTTCAGCAAAATACGACCCGCAAAGCAACCAGTATTGGGATAATTTTAACACAGCCATGCAGGTAGAAAATTCGGCAAATGTTCAGTTTTACCATAAATCGAAACTCGTTCCGGGAGCCGAAAAAATGCCTTTCCCTAAAGTATTTTCTTTTATGGATGGTGTGTTTTCACAATTAGGCGGAAGTGTAAGCGGCTGGGGATGGCAGGAAAAACCTAGTGTTCTGTATGCACAAAGTGGTATTGGTGCCGCTCCTGTTGTTTGTTACGAAAGTTTATGGGGCGACTGGATTGGTATGCAGATTAAAGATGGGGCTCAATTTATTGCCATTATTACCAACGATGGCTGGTGGGGAAATACCTCTGGTAAAGACCAGCACATGATGTACGCTAAACTAAGGGCAATTGAAACCCACCGTGATGTAGCCCGCTCGGCCAATACGGGTATTTCCTGTTTTATCAATCAACGTGGCGATGTTACACAAAGCACCAAATGGTGGACAAGAACTGCCATTAAAGCAAACATCAATTTAAATGACGAAATTACTTTTTACGTAAAAAGCGGCGATATCATTGCAAAAATATTGAGTGTTTTAGCGGTTATCCTATCCTTGATTATTCCTTATAGAAAATGGGTGAAAAAATAA
- a CDS encoding rRNA (cytidine-2'-O-)-methyltransferase, translating into MDGKLFLVPTPIGNLEDMTFRAIRILKECDLILAEDTRTSAPMLKHFGIDKRVFSHHQHNEHKATSEIIKFLNEGQKIALISDAGTPAISDPGFFLVREAIKNDIAVECLPGATAFVPALVNSGLPADAFCFEGFLPVKKGRQTKFKKLAEEDRTIILYESPHRLLKTLEEFAQYLGADRQASVSRELTKMFEETVRGTLVEIKSHFENNTLKGEFVICIAGKPNIKSKNKYEDAEE; encoded by the coding sequence ATGGATGGCAAACTATTTCTCGTACCAACGCCCATAGGCAATTTGGAGGATATGACCTTTAGGGCAATCCGTATATTAAAAGAATGCGATTTAATCCTCGCTGAAGATACCCGTACCAGCGCCCCGATGCTCAAACATTTTGGCATCGATAAAAGAGTTTTCTCGCACCACCAGCACAACGAACATAAGGCCACTTCTGAGATTATTAAGTTTCTAAATGAAGGGCAAAAAATAGCGCTGATATCCGACGCCGGAACACCTGCCATTTCCGACCCGGGTTTCTTCCTGGTACGCGAAGCCATCAAAAATGATATTGCCGTAGAGTGTTTACCCGGTGCAACAGCTTTTGTACCTGCCCTGGTTAACTCGGGCTTACCTGCAGATGCCTTTTGTTTCGAAGGATTTTTGCCGGTTAAAAAAGGCAGACAAACCAAGTTCAAAAAATTGGCCGAAGAAGACCGCACCATTATACTTTATGAAAGTCCGCACCGTTTATTAAAAACTTTAGAGGAATTTGCACAGTATTTGGGTGCCGACAGGCAGGCATCGGTAAGTAGAGAACTGACCAAAATGTTCGAAGAAACCGTACGCGGAACTTTAGTAGAAATAAAATCACATTTTGAAAACAATACTTTAAAAGGAGAATTTGTAATTTGCATAGCGGGGAAACCCAACATTAAAAGCAAAAACAAATATGAAGATGCTGAAGAGTAG
- a CDS encoding serine--tRNA ligase has product MLQVNYIRENREKVLERLSIRNFKQPELVDEIIKIDEDRRSTQTSLDNISAEANAAAKQIGDLMRTGKKEEAEAIKAQTASHKENIKNLSDKLNELETAQHNLIVQLPNLPYHLVKQGSTADDNEIVLTHGEPAQLPSKALPHWELAAKYDIIDFELGVKITGAGFPVYKGKGARLQRALINFFLDHATAAGYKEMQVPHLVNAASGFGTGQLPDKEGQMYHSTVDDLYLIPTAEVPVTNLYRDVIVKEEDLPIKNTAYTPCFRREAGSYGAHVRGLNRLHQFDKVEVVQITHPDQSYETLEDMSLYVQSLLQELGLHYRVLRLCGGDMGFTSAMTYDMEVWSAAQERWLEVSSVSNFETYQSNRLKLRFKGKEGKAQLAHSLNGSALALPRIVASILENYQTENGIKIPEALVKYTGFDIID; this is encoded by the coding sequence ATGCTGCAAGTTAACTATATCCGCGAAAATAGAGAGAAAGTTTTAGAACGTTTAAGTATCCGTAATTTTAAACAGCCAGAACTGGTAGACGAAATCATCAAAATAGATGAAGACCGCCGTTCTACACAAACTTCCCTGGATAATATTTCCGCTGAGGCTAATGCAGCTGCCAAACAGATTGGCGATTTAATGCGTACGGGTAAAAAAGAAGAAGCTGAAGCGATTAAGGCGCAAACTGCTTCTCATAAAGAAAATATCAAAAACCTGAGCGATAAACTAAACGAGCTGGAAACGGCTCAGCATAATTTAATTGTGCAGTTGCCGAATTTACCATATCATTTAGTCAAACAGGGATCAACTGCAGATGATAACGAGATTGTTTTAACACATGGTGAGCCTGCCCAGTTACCAAGCAAAGCTTTACCGCATTGGGAGCTTGCGGCGAAATATGATATTATCGATTTCGAACTGGGTGTAAAAATTACTGGTGCTGGTTTTCCGGTATATAAAGGAAAAGGCGCCAGGTTACAACGGGCACTCATCAATTTCTTCTTAGATCATGCTACTGCAGCTGGTTATAAAGAAATGCAGGTACCTCACCTGGTTAATGCAGCTTCAGGTTTTGGTACCGGGCAGTTACCCGATAAGGAAGGGCAGATGTATCATTCAACAGTTGATGATTTATATTTAATTCCAACTGCCGAAGTACCGGTAACCAATTTATACCGTGATGTAATTGTTAAGGAAGAAGATCTTCCGATTAAAAATACGGCCTATACACCTTGTTTCCGTAGAGAAGCGGGTTCTTATGGTGCGCATGTACGTGGTTTAAACCGTTTACACCAGTTTGATAAGGTAGAAGTCGTGCAGATTACACATCCTGATCAATCTTACGAAACTTTAGAAGATATGAGCCTATATGTTCAGTCTCTTTTACAGGAACTGGGCTTACATTACCGTGTGCTGCGTTTGTGCGGTGGCGATATGGGCTTTACTTCGGCCATGACTTACGATATGGAGGTTTGGAGTGCTGCTCAAGAGCGCTGGTTAGAAGTTTCTTCTGTATCAAATTTCGAAACTTATCAGAGTAACCGTTTGAAATTGCGTTTTAAAGGAAAAGAAGGTAAGGCGCAACTGGCTCACTCCTTAAATGGAAGTGCATTGGCGCTACCGCGTATTGTGGCTTCAATTTTAGAAAACTACCAAACGGAGAACGGTATTAAAATTCCGGAAGCTTTAGTAAAGTACACCGGATTTGATATTATTGATTAA
- a CDS encoding SIMPL domain-containing protein, translated as MKKLIALALVAFLGLSTAMAQQVDLRRKINVSGTAETEVTPDIIYIGISLKEYLNGKKKVDITELEKQLYAAVQKAGIAKENLTISNLSSWNYAAEKKKNPDFLASKQYRLKVSDLNKFNAILESIDAKGIANTNIESYDYSKIESLKKELKIKALLAAKEKAAYMVEALGDKLGGVIEIQDGGDNVIQPVYRNYAMKAEMADAASAPEIDFKKIKLNFTVNAIFEIK; from the coding sequence ATGAAAAAGTTAATAGCACTTGCACTGGTTGCATTTTTAGGATTATCAACAGCGATGGCTCAACAAGTAGATTTACGCAGAAAAATTAATGTTAGCGGAACTGCAGAAACAGAAGTAACCCCCGATATTATTTACATCGGCATTTCACTTAAAGAATACTTAAACGGCAAGAAAAAAGTAGACATTACAGAACTGGAAAAACAATTGTATGCCGCTGTACAAAAAGCGGGCATTGCAAAAGAAAATTTAACCATTAGCAATTTAAGCAGCTGGAACTACGCTGCAGAAAAAAAGAAAAATCCTGATTTCTTAGCGAGCAAACAATATCGTTTAAAAGTTAGCGATCTGAATAAATTCAACGCCATATTAGAGTCGATTGATGCCAAAGGAATTGCCAATACGAATATTGAAAGCTACGATTATTCTAAAATTGAAAGTTTAAAAAAAGAGCTTAAAATTAAAGCTTTATTGGCTGCAAAAGAAAAAGCAGCTTACATGGTCGAAGCATTAGGCGATAAATTAGGTGGTGTAATTGAGATACAAGACGGTGGAGACAATGTAATACAACCGGTTTATAGAAATTATGCAATGAAAGCTGAAATGGCTGATGCCGCTAGCGCTCCTGAAATTGATTTCAAAAAAATTAAGCTGAATTTCACGGTGAATGCCATTTTCGAGATCAAATAA
- a CDS encoding DNA-binding protein, producing the protein MAKSQATYSKKENEKKRLKKQKDKQEKKEERQANAKKGLALEDMMAYVDENGNISSTPPDPKKKKVINTEDIQIGISRQEDIIDENPVKKGTVTFFNDSKGYGFIKNTETQDSIFVHANGLITQIKEGDKVTFEVEMGQKGPTAVKVSKV; encoded by the coding sequence ATGGCTAAATCTCAGGCAACATACAGTAAAAAAGAGAACGAAAAAAAACGATTAAAAAAACAAAAAGACAAACAAGAGAAAAAAGAAGAGCGTCAGGCTAATGCCAAAAAAGGTTTAGCGCTTGAAGATATGATGGCTTATGTTGATGAAAACGGAAACATCTCTTCAACTCCACCAGATCCGAAGAAAAAGAAAGTAATTAACACCGAAGATATTCAGATCGGTATTTCAAGACAAGAAGACATCATCGATGAAAATCCTGTTAAAAAAGGAACAGTTACATTCTTTAACGACAGTAAAGGTTACGGTTTTATTAAAAACACTGAAACACAAGACAGTATTTTCGTTCACGCAAATGGTTTAATCACTCAGATTAAAGAGGGTGATAAAGTTACATTCGAAGTAGAAATGGGTCAAAAAGGACCAACTGCTGTTAAAGTATCAAAGGTCTAA
- a CDS encoding GNAT family N-acetyltransferase: MNFDLQPTLANDLITIAPLKEEDFEALFAVASDPLIWEQHPNKDRYKRAVFENFFKGAIESKGAFIVYEKETNKVVGSSRYYELDETDYSVAVGYTFIAREFWGKGHNKALKALMLDYAFQFVDKVILHIGATNFRSQKATEKLGAVKIAELEVAYYGEPLKWNFVYQIDKDKWVNKAS, translated from the coding sequence ATGAATTTCGATTTACAGCCTACATTGGCAAACGATTTAATTACGATAGCCCCTTTAAAGGAAGAAGATTTTGAAGCTCTTTTTGCCGTAGCTTCCGATCCGTTAATCTGGGAGCAGCATCCCAACAAAGACCGCTATAAAAGAGCGGTTTTCGAAAATTTCTTTAAAGGTGCAATAGAATCGAAGGGTGCTTTTATTGTTTATGAAAAAGAAACCAATAAAGTTGTGGGCAGCTCCAGATATTACGAATTAGATGAAACAGACTACTCTGTTGCCGTTGGTTATACTTTTATTGCCCGTGAGTTTTGGGGCAAGGGGCACAACAAGGCTTTAAAAGCTTTAATGCTCGATTATGCTTTTCAATTTGTGGATAAAGTAATCTTACATATTGGTGCGACTAATTTCCGTTCACAAAAAGCAACAGAAAAATTAGGAGCCGTTAAAATTGCTGAATTGGAAGTAGCCTATTACGGTGAGCCACTAAAATGGAATTTCGTTTATCAGATCGATAAAGATAAATGGGTAAATAAAGCCTCTTAA